From Cronobacter turicensis z3032, the proteins below share one genomic window:
- a CDS encoding UPF0289 protein ESA_03236 produces MQTHVLFEHPLNEKMRTWLRIEFLIQQMKALLPVSDHASALHFFRNVGDLLDVFERGDTRTELLKELERQQRKLQSWAEVPGVDNERIESLRHELKARSSMLMAAPRLGQTLREDRLIALVRQRLSIPGGCCSFDLPLLHVWLCSPQEERDVQVNCWLATLQPLTYTLDMILDLIRQSAPFRKQTSLNGFYQDNGDDADLLRLQLPLEEALYPQISGHKSRFAIRFMPLDSEHGRVPERFDFELACC; encoded by the coding sequence ATGCAGACTCACGTTCTTTTTGAACATCCCCTGAATGAAAAAATGCGCACCTGGCTGCGTATCGAATTTCTCATCCAGCAAATGAAAGCGCTGCTGCCTGTCAGCGATCATGCCTCTGCGCTGCACTTCTTTCGCAACGTGGGCGATTTGCTGGATGTCTTTGAGCGCGGCGATACCCGCACTGAACTCCTGAAAGAGCTTGAACGCCAGCAGCGCAAGCTGCAAAGCTGGGCAGAAGTGCCGGGGGTGGATAACGAACGCATTGAGTCGCTGCGCCACGAACTGAAAGCGCGCAGCAGCATGTTGATGGCTGCGCCTCGCCTCGGGCAGACATTGCGTGAAGATCGCCTTATCGCCCTGGTGCGTCAGCGCCTGAGTATCCCCGGCGGTTGTTGCAGCTTCGATTTACCGCTGCTGCACGTCTGGCTCTGCTCACCACAGGAAGAGCGTGACGTTCAGGTAAACTGCTGGCTTGCCACGCTGCAACCCCTGACGTACACGCTGGATATGATCCTGGATCTTATCCGCCAGTCAGCGCCGTTTCGCAAACAAACCAGCCTGAACGGGTTTTATCAGGATAACGGCGATGATGCCGATCTTCTGCGCCTGCAACTCCCGCTTGAAGAAGCGCTTTACCCACAGATTTCCGGCCATAAGAGCCGTTTCGCGATCCGTTTTATGCCGCTCGACAGCGAGCACGGGCGCGTACCGGAACGTTTCGATTTTGAACTGGCCTGTTGCTAA
- the secA gene encoding Protein translocase subunit secA produces the protein MLIKMLTKVFGSRNDRTLRRMRKAVTLINGMEPALEKLSDEELKAKTAEFRARLEKGETLESLLPEAFAVVREASKRVFGMRHFDVQLLGGMVLNDRCIAEMRTGEGKTLTATLPAYLNALTGKGVHVVTVNDYLAQRDAENNRPLFEFLGMSVAVNMSGMPAPAKREAYAADITYGTNNEYGFDYLRDNMAFSPEERVQRKLHYALVDEVDSILIDEARTPLIISGPAEDSSELYKKVNKIIPYLVRQEKEDSDTFQGEGHFSVDEKARQVNLTERGLVLVEELLVKEGIMDEGESLYSPGNIMLMHHVTAALRAHVLFTRDVDYIVKDGEVIIVDEHTGRTMQGRRWSDGLHQAVEAKEGVEIQNENQTLASITFQNYFRLYEKLAGMTGTADTEAFEFSSIYKLDTVVVPTNRPMIRKDLPDLVYMTEAEKIDAIIEDIKDRTAKGQPVLVGTISIEKSEVISEALTKAGIEHNVLNAKFHAREADIVAQAGYPGAVTIATNMAGRGTDIMLGGSWQAEIAELEAPGEEQIAQIKADWQKRHDAVLASGGLHIIGTERHESRRIDNQLRGRSGRQGDPGSSRFYLSMEDALMRIFASDRVANMMRKLGMKPGEAIEHPWVTKAIANAQRKVESRNFDIRKQLLEYDDVANDQRRAIYTQRNELLDVADISDTINSIREDVFKATIDAHIPPQSLEEMWDIPGLEERLKNDFDLELPIAQWLDKEPDLHEETLRERILESAKEVYARKEDVVGAEMMRHFEKGVMLQTLDSLWKEHLAAMDYLRQGIHLRGYAQKDPKQEYKRESFAMFAAMLESLKYEVISTISKVQVRMPEEVEAMEQQRREEAERLAQMQQLSHQDDETAAAAALAEQTGERKVGRNDPCPCGSGKKYKQCHGRLS, from the coding sequence ATGTTAATCAAAATGTTAACCAAGGTATTTGGTAGCCGTAACGATCGTACCTTACGTCGTATGCGTAAGGCCGTGACGCTTATTAACGGCATGGAACCGGCGCTGGAAAAGCTTTCCGATGAAGAGCTGAAAGCAAAAACCGCAGAATTCCGCGCGCGCCTGGAAAAAGGCGAAACGCTGGAAAGTCTGCTGCCGGAAGCCTTCGCGGTAGTGCGTGAAGCGAGCAAACGTGTCTTTGGCATGCGCCACTTTGACGTACAGCTGCTTGGCGGTATGGTGCTTAACGATCGCTGCATCGCAGAGATGCGTACTGGTGAAGGTAAAACACTGACGGCGACGCTGCCTGCCTACCTGAACGCGCTGACCGGCAAAGGCGTTCACGTGGTAACCGTCAACGACTATCTGGCGCAGCGTGACGCCGAAAACAACCGTCCGCTGTTTGAATTCTTAGGCATGAGCGTTGCTGTGAACATGTCTGGCATGCCTGCCCCGGCCAAACGCGAAGCTTACGCCGCGGATATCACCTACGGCACCAACAACGAATATGGTTTTGACTACCTGCGCGACAACATGGCCTTCAGCCCGGAAGAGCGCGTACAGCGTAAGCTTCACTATGCGCTGGTGGATGAGGTCGACTCCATTCTTATCGATGAAGCGCGTACGCCGCTGATTATCTCCGGCCCGGCCGAAGACAGCTCCGAGCTTTACAAGAAAGTGAACAAAATCATCCCGTATCTGGTGCGTCAGGAGAAAGAAGACTCCGATACATTCCAGGGTGAAGGCCACTTCTCGGTAGATGAAAAAGCACGTCAGGTTAACCTGACCGAGCGCGGCCTGGTGCTGGTTGAAGAGCTGCTGGTGAAAGAAGGCATCATGGACGAAGGCGAATCGCTCTACTCGCCGGGCAATATCATGCTGATGCATCACGTCACCGCCGCGCTGCGCGCGCACGTACTCTTTACCCGCGACGTTGACTACATCGTTAAAGATGGCGAAGTTATTATCGTCGATGAGCACACCGGCCGTACCATGCAGGGGCGTCGCTGGTCTGATGGTCTGCATCAGGCTGTAGAAGCCAAAGAAGGCGTTGAAATCCAGAATGAAAACCAGACGCTGGCTTCCATCACCTTCCAGAACTATTTCCGTCTGTATGAAAAACTGGCGGGGATGACAGGTACTGCGGATACCGAAGCGTTTGAATTCAGCTCAATCTATAAACTGGATACCGTCGTAGTTCCGACCAACCGTCCGATGATTCGTAAAGATCTGCCGGATCTGGTCTATATGACCGAAGCTGAGAAGATCGATGCGATCATCGAAGATATTAAAGACCGTACTGCGAAAGGTCAGCCGGTTCTGGTAGGGACTATCTCCATCGAGAAATCCGAAGTGATTTCTGAGGCGCTGACCAAAGCAGGCATCGAACACAACGTCCTGAACGCCAAATTCCATGCCCGCGAAGCAGATATCGTCGCGCAGGCGGGTTATCCGGGCGCAGTCACCATCGCAACTAACATGGCAGGCCGTGGTACCGACATCATGCTGGGCGGTAGCTGGCAGGCGGAAATCGCCGAGCTGGAAGCGCCGGGCGAAGAGCAGATTGCGCAGATCAAAGCCGACTGGCAGAAACGCCACGACGCGGTGCTGGCCTCCGGCGGTCTGCATATCATCGGTACCGAGCGTCACGAATCGCGTCGTATCGATAACCAGTTGCGCGGCCGTTCCGGTCGTCAGGGCGATCCGGGTTCTTCCCGTTTCTATCTCTCCATGGAAGATGCGCTGATGCGTATTTTCGCCTCGGATCGCGTTGCCAACATGATGCGTAAACTGGGCATGAAGCCTGGCGAAGCGATTGAACACCCATGGGTGACTAAAGCGATTGCTAACGCGCAGCGCAAAGTAGAAAGCCGCAACTTCGACATTCGTAAACAACTGCTGGAATACGATGACGTTGCCAACGATCAGCGCCGTGCTATCTACACCCAGCGTAACGAACTGCTGGATGTGGCTGACATCAGCGACACCATCAACAGCATCCGCGAAGACGTTTTCAAAGCAACCATCGATGCCCATATCCCGCCGCAGTCGCTGGAAGAGATGTGGGATATTCCGGGTCTGGAAGAGCGCCTGAAAAACGACTTCGATCTGGAGCTGCCTATTGCGCAATGGCTCGATAAAGAGCCGGACCTGCATGAAGAAACGCTGCGTGAGCGTATTCTTGAAAGCGCGAAAGAAGTTTACGCCCGTAAAGAAGACGTCGTGGGCGCTGAGATGATGCGTCACTTCGAAAAAGGCGTGATGCTTCAGACGCTCGATTCTCTGTGGAAAGAGCACCTGGCGGCGATGGATTACCTGCGCCAGGGGATTCACCTGCGTGGCTATGCGCAGAAAGATCCGAAGCAGGAATATAAGCGTGAATCGTTCGCCATGTTTGCGGCTATGCTGGAATCGCTGAAATATGAAGTCATCAGCACCATCAGCAAAGTGCAGGTGCGTATGCCGGAAGAAGTGGAAGCGATGGAGCAGCAGCGCCGTGAAGAGGCGGAGCGCCTGGCGCAGATGCAGCAGCTTAGTCATCAGGACGACGAAACCGCCGCAGCCGCAGCACTGGCTGAGCAGACCGGCGAACGTAAAGTCGGCCGCAACGATCCATGCCCGTGCGGCTCCGGTAAAAAGTATAAGCAGTGCCACGGCCGCTTAAGCTAA
- the mutT gene encoding Mutator mutT protein — translation MKKLQIAVGIVRNAKGEIFITQRAADAHMANKWEFPGGKIEAGETPEAALRRELQEETGITVTSAALFETLDYEFPDRHVSLWFYLVESWEGEPWGKEGQPGHWVHQQALDAQAFPPANEPVITKLRAQP, via the coding sequence ATGAAAAAATTACAAATTGCGGTGGGTATCGTGCGTAACGCAAAGGGCGAAATCTTTATTACGCAGCGCGCCGCCGATGCGCACATGGCGAATAAATGGGAATTCCCTGGCGGTAAGATTGAAGCGGGCGAAACGCCTGAAGCGGCGCTTCGCCGCGAGCTTCAGGAAGAGACCGGGATTACAGTAACTTCCGCCGCCCTGTTTGAAACGCTGGACTATGAATTCCCGGATCGCCACGTCAGCCTGTGGTTTTACCTGGTCGAAAGCTGGGAAGGGGAGCCGTGGGGGAAAGAAGGGCAGCCGGGACACTGGGTGCATCAGCAGGCTCTGGACGCGCAGGCGTTTCCGCCTGCCAACGAGCCCGTGATTACTAAGCTTCGCGCGCAGCCTTAA
- a CDS encoding UPF0243 zinc-binding protein ESA_03238 → MSDVTIVNCPTCGKEVIWGEQSPFRPFCSNRCRLIDLGEWAAEEKRIPSSGDRSDTDGWSEEDNQP, encoded by the coding sequence ATGTCAGACGTAACCATCGTTAACTGCCCGACCTGCGGCAAAGAAGTTATCTGGGGTGAGCAAAGCCCGTTTCGTCCGTTCTGTTCAAACCGCTGCCGGCTTATCGATCTGGGAGAGTGGGCCGCTGAAGAGAAACGTATTCCCAGCAGCGGCGATCGCTCCGACACTGACGGCTGGAGCGAGGAAGACAATCAGCCTTAA
- the coaE gene encoding Dephospho-CoA kinase yields the protein MVYTVALTGGIGSGKSTVADAFAHLGVTVVDADIIARQVVEPGTPGLNAIIGHFGPTICLPDGTLNRRALREIIFSSPQEKAWLNGLLHPLIHQQTQAEMTRAASAYVLWVVPLLLENQLHSKANRVLVVDVTPETQIQRTMQRDGVSREHAELILNAQASREARLAVADDVIDNNGSPDTIALDVAHLHQRYLQLAAQAVPQENK from the coding sequence ATGGTTTATACGGTAGCACTGACGGGCGGTATCGGAAGCGGCAAAAGTACAGTCGCCGACGCCTTCGCCCATCTCGGCGTTACCGTTGTCGATGCCGATATCATCGCTCGTCAGGTCGTCGAGCCTGGCACGCCCGGACTGAACGCCATTATCGGGCATTTTGGGCCGACCATTTGTCTCCCCGACGGCACACTCAATCGTCGTGCGCTGCGCGAAATCATCTTTTCGAGCCCGCAGGAAAAAGCCTGGCTGAACGGGCTCCTGCACCCGCTTATTCATCAGCAGACACAAGCGGAAATGACGCGCGCCGCGTCAGCCTATGTGCTTTGGGTCGTTCCGCTGCTGCTTGAGAACCAATTACACAGTAAAGCTAACCGCGTGCTGGTGGTGGATGTCACGCCAGAAACGCAGATACAGCGCACCATGCAGCGCGATGGGGTTTCCCGGGAGCATGCAGAGCTTATCCTCAACGCGCAGGCATCACGCGAGGCCCGGTTAGCGGTTGCTGATGACGTCATAGATAATAACGGCTCGCCGGATACGATAGCTCTGGATGTGGCACATCTGCATCAACGCTATCTGCAACTGGCGGCGCAGGCCGTACCACAGGAAAATAAGTAA